In a single window of the Planctomycetota bacterium genome:
- a CDS encoding DUF1552 domain-containing protein, which translates to MNISRRAALRGLGATIALPWFESLAFGRAADSAPPRLACFYIPGGINHYAWFPPDTGSGYTLAPSHRPLASLREHFTVLAGLSHIQGRISGHVHPYNWLTGHNINLTPGTITNTISMDQVAARHIGRTYLPSLALSWQDGVGSRTLSRNALGADLPALADYRAVFERLFPPADRAQLREAQERLALDRSILDTAAAGARDLRRRLGAADRPRLDEYLESIREVEKRLDDRHEVLERGRPSFDESSVLLAPQGKNSMREHIELLMDLVVLAFRTDMTRVVTHSLGGEGGPNYAEYQEWARQAGAPLRGAHDYHHKGTGERGPDNPDVRVLGRRDEMLCACLARFMEKLRALPAPEGTLLDYTVILFGGAQITSHSGKSFPLLLAGGRRLGFRHGRHLRWPVDTRPASDLYLTILQRLGCPVTSFKESTGIITELLA; encoded by the coding sequence ATGAACATCAGCCGCCGCGCCGCCCTCCGGGGCCTGGGAGCGACGATCGCGCTTCCCTGGTTCGAAAGCCTCGCCTTCGGGCGGGCCGCGGACTCCGCACCGCCCCGTCTGGCGTGCTTCTACATCCCCGGCGGCATCAATCACTACGCGTGGTTCCCCCCGGACACCGGATCCGGCTACACCCTCGCCCCGTCCCACCGGCCGCTGGCCTCCCTGCGCGAACACTTCACCGTCCTCGCGGGTCTGTCCCACATCCAGGGGCGCATCAGCGGACACGTCCATCCCTACAACTGGCTGACGGGCCACAACATCAACCTCACCCCCGGGACGATCACGAACACGATCTCCATGGACCAGGTGGCCGCGCGCCACATCGGCCGCACCTATCTTCCCTCCCTGGCGCTGTCGTGGCAGGACGGAGTGGGCTCCCGGACCCTTTCCCGCAACGCCCTGGGGGCCGACCTTCCCGCCCTGGCGGACTACCGCGCGGTGTTCGAGCGCCTCTTTCCGCCCGCCGACCGCGCCCAGCTCCGCGAAGCCCAGGAGCGCCTGGCCCTCGACCGCAGCATCCTCGACACGGCGGCCGCCGGCGCGCGCGATCTGCGCCGCCGGCTCGGCGCGGCCGACCGCCCGCGGCTCGACGAATACCTGGAATCGATCCGGGAGGTCGAAAAGCGCCTGGACGACCGCCATGAGGTGCTCGAACGCGGACGGCCCTCCTTCGACGAGTCGTCCGTCCTTCTGGCTCCGCAGGGCAAAAACAGCATGCGGGAGCACATCGAGCTGCTCATGGATCTGGTCGTCCTGGCCTTCCGGACCGACATGACCCGCGTGGTCACCCACTCTCTCGGCGGGGAAGGCGGACCGAACTACGCGGAATACCAGGAATGGGCCCGGCAGGCGGGCGCCCCTCTCCGCGGCGCCCATGACTACCACCACAAGGGCACCGGCGAGCGCGGCCCGGACAACCCCGACGTCCGGGTCCTGGGACGGCGCGACGAAATGCTCTGCGCGTGCCTGGCGCGCTTCATGGAGAAACTCCGCGCGCTCCCGGCCCCCGAAGGGACGCTTCTCGATTACACCGTCATTCTCTTCGGCGGGGCGCAGATCACCAGCCATTCGGGGAAATCCTTCCCCCTTCTGCTGGCGGGAGGCCGCAGGCTCGGCTTCCGCCACGGACGGCACCTGCGCTGGCCGGTGGATACCCGGCCGGCGTCGGACCTTTATCTCACGATCCTCCAGCGGCTGGGCTGCCCCGTGACCTCCTTCAAGGAGAGCACCGGAATCATCACCGAGCTTCTGGCCTGA
- a CDS encoding WD40 repeat domain-containing protein, with the protein MKGLLLAAGTAALAACRPAESAPAAFDLHEPGGWIRALAFHPREPLVAFAGEDGFVRLHPLRPGDLPRSFRVGKAVTALAFGPGDLLAAGTWEGTIHFRNVAENLSLRTFRAHAERISSLAFRPDGRLLASGSDDDTLRLWDLDSGEEFLTLSQGNEYDVNALAFSPDGAWIASGDGEDTVRLWSADTGEERLILRGHEGTVTSVAFRPDGRLLVSGSRDGTVRFWDVPSGRPLRTLPAHTQDVNAVVFRPDGGVLASAGDDRRVRLWDSATGRLLKTLTHPEAVMSLAISPDGVRLAAGGKGMLRLWNIPR; encoded by the coding sequence GTGAAAGGCCTCCTCCTGGCCGCCGGAACGGCCGCCCTGGCGGCGTGCCGCCCCGCCGAAAGCGCGCCCGCGGCCTTCGATCTCCACGAACCGGGAGGATGGATCCGCGCCCTCGCCTTCCACCCCCGCGAACCCCTCGTGGCCTTCGCGGGAGAGGACGGCTTCGTCCGCCTGCACCCCCTCCGCCCCGGCGATCTCCCCCGAAGCTTCCGCGTCGGGAAGGCGGTCACGGCGCTCGCCTTCGGACCCGGAGACCTCCTCGCCGCCGGAACCTGGGAGGGAACGATTCACTTCCGGAACGTCGCGGAGAACCTCTCCCTTCGAACCTTCCGCGCCCATGCGGAGCGGATCTCGTCGCTCGCCTTCCGTCCCGACGGCCGCCTCCTGGCCTCGGGAAGCGACGACGACACCCTGCGCCTCTGGGATCTCGACTCCGGCGAGGAGTTCCTGACCCTGTCCCAGGGAAACGAGTACGACGTCAACGCGCTCGCGTTCAGCCCGGACGGCGCGTGGATCGCCTCCGGGGACGGCGAAGATACCGTCCGCCTCTGGTCGGCCGACACCGGCGAGGAACGCCTCATTCTCCGGGGACACGAAGGAACGGTGACCTCCGTCGCCTTCCGCCCGGACGGGCGACTCCTGGTCTCCGGAAGCCGCGACGGCACAGTGAGATTCTGGGACGTGCCCTCCGGTCGCCCCCTTCGGACCCTGCCCGCTCACACCCAGGACGTCAACGCCGTGGTCTTCCGCCCCGACGGCGGCGTTCTGGCGTCCGCCGGAGACGACCGTCGGGTCCGACTCTGGGATTCCGCAACCGGGCGGCTCCTGAAGACTCTGACGCATCCGGAGGCGGTGATGAGCCTGGCGATTTCCCCCGACGGCGTCCGGCTCGCGGCCGGAGGAAAAGGAATGCTGCGCCTCTGGAACATCCCGCGTTAG
- a CDS encoding PQQ-binding-like beta-propeller repeat protein, which yields MTVLLLLLACQDPAEVRRATGFEAGLVVHLGTTDGALEAAFADGRSLVHGIALEDPAPARRRLRTLGVYGLASVMRRPSIRELPYADDLVNLLIADLDRLGGPAEEELLRVLAPGGSAYVRRGGRWETLRKRRPPEIDDWTHAEYGPQGNAVSGDRRAGPVTTLRWIDGYRWVSYAHNESTGFRSENGILVHEFRFEREGQLVGRDAFNGLVRWRIPRESAEHGLPMVLAEGTLWTHLGSAKGVPLPLVGLDLRTGERRGVVEEAEPIVPGGREAFKRVRELAFGGRLYQAAGKRLRAFDLKTRRLLWTYEDGRNLLFPVGDPAEGKIFMVAEREGGRSAWTRWPGAEAEAIVAVDAATGRALWRREEVGGEGIGVLACGEGRLLAVQTSGIGAFEPVKGKGFVAVLRAADGTLLWRRDYRQDHPKGSFPGFLFQGMIRDGRVYLLNQNRALPYDLETGRPEPPIDPPTVNNRCVRPRATVRYLLLGFGLFVDREGRFTFQNVARSDCATGVVPANGMIYTTPNDCHCFAQLRGFAGYAPAPPPREVPDEERLEREGGRPEPGGAVPAWAPVETVTVQNDLRKLPPRPLRKRRTTDSPIRDAWHNNDALPYPEGPEAVEGPRRYVPVVHEHRLEAREGDRVVWSFTADARVSGAPVVKGGRVYFGSHDGSVYCLNASDGALQWRFLAAPGHRWIAAYGQLESSWPVPAVVAHQGDLWLAAGRHPELDGGIVVYRLDPESGRIRSKKTLHRGIEWASPGSAAFRGLQNVVLNEGLRVVDGSVRLFGHDLETLSSPTRTYKGEIPIER from the coding sequence GTGACGGTTTTGCTTCTGCTTCTGGCATGCCAGGATCCGGCGGAAGTCCGGAGGGCGACGGGGTTCGAGGCGGGGCTCGTCGTTCATCTGGGGACGACGGACGGGGCTCTGGAGGCCGCCTTTGCGGACGGTCGCTCGCTGGTGCACGGCATCGCCCTGGAGGATCCGGCTCCGGCGCGCCGTCGGCTTCGGACGCTGGGGGTGTACGGTCTGGCGTCCGTGATGCGGAGGCCTTCGATTCGTGAGCTTCCGTACGCGGACGATCTGGTCAATCTTCTGATCGCGGACCTCGACCGTCTGGGGGGCCCCGCGGAGGAGGAACTCCTGCGGGTATTGGCGCCCGGCGGGTCGGCCTACGTGCGCCGCGGGGGACGGTGGGAAACGCTGCGCAAGCGGCGGCCTCCCGAGATCGACGACTGGACGCACGCCGAATACGGACCCCAGGGCAACGCCGTGTCGGGCGATCGGCGCGCGGGTCCGGTGACCACGCTGCGGTGGATCGACGGTTACCGCTGGGTGTCCTACGCGCACAACGAGTCCACGGGGTTCCGGTCCGAAAACGGGATTCTGGTCCACGAGTTCCGCTTCGAACGGGAAGGGCAGCTGGTGGGGCGGGATGCGTTCAACGGTCTGGTCCGCTGGCGGATTCCGCGGGAGTCGGCGGAGCACGGCCTTCCGATGGTCCTGGCCGAGGGGACGCTCTGGACGCATCTGGGATCGGCGAAGGGCGTGCCGCTTCCGCTGGTGGGGCTGGATCTGCGCACGGGAGAGCGGCGGGGCGTCGTGGAGGAGGCCGAGCCGATCGTTCCGGGCGGCCGCGAGGCGTTCAAGCGGGTGCGCGAGCTGGCCTTCGGGGGGCGGCTCTATCAGGCCGCCGGAAAGCGGCTTCGGGCGTTCGATCTGAAGACCCGGCGTCTCTTGTGGACGTACGAGGACGGGCGGAACCTCCTTTTCCCGGTGGGCGATCCGGCGGAGGGGAAGATTTTCATGGTGGCCGAGCGGGAAGGCGGCCGGAGCGCCTGGACGCGGTGGCCGGGGGCGGAGGCGGAAGCGATCGTCGCGGTGGACGCGGCGACGGGCCGCGCGCTGTGGCGCCGCGAGGAGGTGGGCGGCGAGGGCATCGGCGTCCTGGCCTGCGGGGAAGGGCGGCTTCTGGCCGTTCAGACCTCCGGCATCGGCGCGTTCGAGCCGGTGAAGGGAAAGGGGTTCGTGGCGGTCCTGCGGGCGGCCGACGGGACGCTCCTGTGGCGGCGGGACTATCGGCAGGATCATCCGAAAGGATCCTTTCCGGGGTTTCTCTTTCAGGGGATGATCCGCGACGGCCGGGTCTATCTCCTCAATCAGAACCGGGCGTTGCCCTACGATCTCGAAACCGGCCGGCCCGAGCCGCCGATCGATCCTCCCACGGTGAACAACCGGTGCGTGAGGCCGCGCGCCACGGTCCGGTATCTTCTGCTCGGCTTCGGCCTTTTCGTCGATCGGGAAGGCCGCTTCACGTTTCAGAATGTGGCCCGGAGCGACTGCGCCACGGGGGTTGTTCCCGCCAACGGAATGATCTACACGACGCCCAACGACTGTCACTGCTTCGCGCAGCTGCGGGGTTTTGCGGGGTATGCGCCGGCGCCGCCGCCGCGCGAGGTTCCCGACGAAGAGCGTCTCGAGCGGGAGGGAGGACGGCCGGAACCCGGAGGGGCGGTTCCGGCATGGGCGCCGGTCGAGACGGTGACGGTGCAGAACGATCTGCGGAAGCTTCCTCCCCGCCCCCTTCGGAAACGGCGGACGACCGATTCGCCGATCCGGGACGCCTGGCACAACAACGACGCGTTGCCGTATCCGGAGGGGCCGGAGGCCGTCGAGGGTCCGCGGCGTTACGTGCCGGTGGTGCACGAGCACCGTCTGGAGGCGCGGGAGGGGGACCGGGTCGTCTGGTCCTTCACGGCGGACGCCCGCGTGAGCGGCGCGCCGGTCGTCAAGGGCGGGCGGGTCTATTTCGGATCTCACGACGGCTCCGTGTACTGCCTGAACGCGTCGGACGGCGCGCTTCAATGGAGGTTTCTGGCCGCGCCGGGGCATCGATGGATTGCGGCGTACGGCCAGCTCGAATCCTCCTGGCCGGTTCCGGCGGTCGTCGCGCACCAGGGGGATCTCTGGCTGGCCGCGGGACGGCACCCGGAGCTCGACGGCGGGATCGTGGTGTACCGGCTCGATCCCGAGTCGGGGCGCATCCGGTCGAAAAAGACGCTCCATCGGGGGATCGAATGGGCTTCTCCGGGATCGGCGGCCTTTCGGGGGCTTCAGAACGTCGTTCTCAACGAGGGATTGCGCGTGGTGGACGGGAGCGTCCGCCTCTTCGGTCACGATCTTGAGACGCTGTCGTCGCCCACCCGGACGTACAAGGGCGAGATTCCGATCGAACGCTGA
- a CDS encoding DUF1592 domain-containing protein, with product MKSAILLVLGCAAGQDPAPGSFLRKHCVECHGPEKQKGRLRLDTLDAYRADAAALWTRIYDRLEAGTMPPEDRPGPSDAERRALLAWIEHEQRTHRPTGLRRLNRRELSAALRDLTGLQVDYAAALPGDGTVDGFDTGAEALQDTADSVDRTLEIARRAVEGLRFLDPPRRRVLKADLRGLKDPRKALDSWKSEGVTPKLGGTLPSEDGLLLYPHWVGERAETGFVVQPPAGLRGILRLRIRVSPLKRLPGLPNPHLWVEIGGKAFDYREIAEGPQDLIYEAQIEDLPVEPRGLHVHLVCRVEVPYSLPGFDNEDRSRPDQPPVPGGTGLFRPLYDRKTLPPERHPVPFIVLHEVELDPDHQRPWGAETGAVEDDPACAARLLERWMERAWRRPATSQEREPFLDLYRTRRARGASFDAALRAAFQAVLMSPPFRYLAPTDESDPARAAFALASRIAFFLTGGPPDAELRKLAAEGRLREPATLDAQVDRLLTDPRSDGFFRPFVRQWLEMDQPITVAMDHLQKQDFRFARNLKASLAEETLGYVAELFRRNRPARELVRSDWTLMNDILALHYGYPPLEGGRLRPVTLRPDDPRGGGILGHAGIQSMLCWMGDNWVIYRGAWTLRRILDAPPPPPPLEVPELNPSDHPGMPLKEILRRHQQDPRCSTCHATIDPLGFAYQNFDLSGRWRALEFERYEKKELDGKIEWRGTGRSRPVDAAGRLPRGEEFRDYAHFKELLAERYLDDLARGLLKNLFLYASGRRPDAADRREVRGILEDLRPRGYPLKDLLKAVVRSRAFLGEQRRSP from the coding sequence ATGAAAAGCGCGATACTTCTCGTCCTCGGGTGTGCGGCGGGACAGGATCCGGCGCCCGGCTCTTTTCTCCGCAAACATTGCGTGGAGTGCCACGGCCCGGAAAAACAGAAAGGACGCCTTCGGCTGGACACGCTGGACGCGTATCGGGCGGATGCGGCGGCGCTCTGGACGCGCATCTATGACCGACTCGAGGCCGGAACCATGCCGCCCGAGGACCGCCCGGGACCCTCGGACGCCGAACGCCGCGCGCTGCTCGCCTGGATCGAACACGAGCAAAGGACCCACCGCCCCACGGGCCTGCGACGGCTCAACCGGCGGGAACTCTCGGCCGCGCTGAGAGACCTGACGGGCCTGCAGGTGGATTATGCGGCCGCCCTTCCGGGTGACGGCACGGTGGACGGATTCGACACGGGCGCCGAAGCGCTTCAGGATACCGCCGATTCGGTGGACCGGACGCTCGAAATCGCCCGGCGCGCCGTCGAGGGCCTCCGGTTCCTCGACCCCCCGCGCCGCCGCGTCCTGAAGGCCGACCTGCGCGGCCTGAAGGATCCGCGCAAGGCGCTGGACTCCTGGAAAAGCGAAGGCGTCACGCCGAAACTCGGAGGCACGCTTCCCTCCGAAGACGGCCTCCTCCTCTACCCTCACTGGGTGGGCGAGCGCGCCGAAACCGGCTTCGTCGTGCAGCCTCCGGCCGGACTGCGGGGCATCCTCCGGCTGCGGATCCGCGTCTCCCCCCTCAAGCGCCTGCCGGGACTTCCCAATCCCCACCTCTGGGTGGAGATCGGAGGCAAGGCGTTCGACTACCGGGAAATCGCCGAAGGTCCTCAAGACCTGATCTACGAAGCTCAGATCGAAGATCTTCCCGTCGAGCCGCGCGGCCTGCACGTCCATCTCGTCTGCCGCGTCGAAGTGCCCTACTCGCTTCCGGGTTTCGACAACGAGGACCGCAGCCGCCCCGACCAGCCGCCCGTGCCCGGCGGCACGGGACTCTTCCGGCCGCTCTACGACCGCAAGACGCTGCCGCCCGAACGACACCCGGTGCCGTTCATCGTGCTGCACGAGGTGGAGCTGGACCCCGACCATCAGCGCCCGTGGGGGGCCGAAACGGGCGCCGTCGAGGACGATCCCGCCTGCGCCGCGCGCCTGCTGGAACGCTGGATGGAACGGGCCTGGCGCCGCCCGGCGACGTCTCAGGAACGCGAGCCTTTTCTCGACCTCTACCGGACCCGGCGCGCCCGGGGGGCTTCCTTCGACGCGGCGCTCCGGGCGGCCTTCCAGGCGGTCCTGATGAGCCCCCCCTTCCGGTATCTCGCCCCCACCGACGAGTCCGACCCCGCCCGGGCTGCGTTCGCCCTGGCCTCGAGAATCGCCTTCTTCCTCACCGGCGGCCCTCCCGACGCGGAGCTTCGGAAGCTCGCCGCCGAAGGACGCCTGCGCGAACCCGCCACGCTCGACGCGCAGGTGGATCGGCTCCTGACCGATCCGCGAAGCGACGGCTTCTTCCGCCCCTTCGTCCGCCAGTGGCTCGAGATGGACCAGCCCATCACCGTCGCCATGGACCATCTCCAGAAGCAGGATTTCCGCTTCGCCCGCAACCTCAAGGCCTCCCTGGCCGAAGAAACGCTCGGCTATGTGGCTGAACTGTTCCGCCGCAACCGTCCCGCCCGCGAGCTTGTCCGAAGCGACTGGACCCTGATGAACGACATTCTGGCCCTTCATTACGGGTATCCGCCCCTCGAGGGAGGCCGCCTGAGGCCCGTCACGCTTCGCCCGGACGATCCCCGCGGGGGAGGAATCCTGGGACACGCCGGGATCCAGTCCATGCTCTGCTGGATGGGCGACAACTGGGTGATCTACCGCGGCGCCTGGACGCTCCGGCGGATTCTGGACGCCCCGCCGCCTCCTCCGCCCCTCGAAGTGCCGGAGCTGAATCCCTCGGACCACCCCGGCATGCCCCTCAAGGAAATCCTCCGGCGCCACCAGCAGGATCCGCGCTGTTCGACCTGCCATGCGACGATCGATCCTCTGGGCTTCGCCTATCAGAACTTCGATCTCAGCGGCCGCTGGCGCGCCCTGGAATTCGAACGGTACGAGAAAAAGGAGCTCGACGGAAAAATCGAATGGCGCGGGACGGGACGAAGCCGTCCGGTGGACGCGGCCGGACGACTGCCCCGGGGGGAGGAATTCCGCGACTACGCCCATTTCAAGGAGCTCCTGGCGGAGCGCTATCTGGACGATCTGGCGCGCGGGCTTCTGAAGAACCTTTTTCTCTACGCCTCGGGCCGTCGTCCCGACGCGGCGGACCGCCGCGAAGTGCGCGGGATCCTGGAGGATCTCCGCCCGCGGGGATATCCGCTGAAAGATCTCCTCAAGGCGGTGGTCCGCTCGCGCGCCTTTCTCGGAGAACAAAGGAGGAGCCCATGA
- a CDS encoding sigma-70 family RNA polymerase sigma factor, translating into MADSNPRRDEVVRELMRHRSSLFAYILSIVRRFDLAEEILQEVAVVVCERADEFQPGTNFGAWAMRIARNKIFNATRAARRHVVLSEEALDAVERAGPEAPPSAWIEAVQACLDRLARRAREILLLRYRDGLSGADIARRVGGTVTAVHMALSRARAAVADCVLGRLAEEDGP; encoded by the coding sequence ATGGCGGATTCGAACCCGCGCCGCGACGAAGTCGTCCGCGAGCTCATGAGGCACCGCTCCAGCCTCTTCGCCTACATCCTGTCGATCGTCCGGCGCTTCGACCTGGCCGAAGAGATCCTTCAGGAGGTGGCCGTCGTCGTCTGCGAGCGGGCCGACGAGTTCCAGCCGGGAACGAACTTCGGCGCGTGGGCGATGCGCATCGCCCGCAACAAGATCTTCAACGCGACCCGCGCCGCGCGACGCCACGTCGTCCTGTCCGAGGAAGCCCTCGACGCCGTCGAACGCGCCGGCCCGGAGGCGCCTCCGTCCGCATGGATCGAGGCCGTCCAGGCCTGCCTCGATCGACTCGCCCGGAGAGCCCGCGAGATCCTCCTCCTGCGCTACCGGGACGGCCTCTCCGGAGCGGACATCGCCCGCCGCGTGGGCGGCACCGTGACGGCCGTCCACATGGCCCTTTCGCGCGCGCGGGCGGCGGTCGCCGACTGCGTCCTCGGACGGCTGGCGGAGGAAGACGGACCATGA